A genomic region of Pseudopipra pipra isolate bDixPip1 chromosome W, bDixPip1.hap1, whole genome shotgun sequence contains the following coding sequences:
- the LOC135406068 gene encoding uncharacterized protein LOC135406068 isoform X5: protein MPGEPQQDSSWQRVSLVTAASVTKYSGAAQELDGRANPEKRTWERRSMAGIGTVEKEREAEATKPQESWMKEDFQELIQQMKAMREDLQKGQESSKCDIQLLIEGLKKELGKTEKKNTPNPQGSGSEETLLQFCKQMKTMCEDLQKGQESTKQDIQLLRADLNKELDRKMKKMAKAQESKMDKKLQQLFQRILERELHGRQHILQLPRAEMEIEQGVLIESASEDEGTDVDA, encoded by the exons ATGCCCGGGGAGCCTCAGCAGGACAGCTCCTGGCAGAGGGTGTCCTTGGTCACAGCAGCTTCTGTGACCAAATACTCTGGAGCAGCCCAAGAGCTGGATGGGAG AGCGAACCCtgagaaaaggacctgggagagAAGAAGCATGGCAGGCATTGGAACAGTTG aaaaagaacGGGAGGCAGAGGCCACAAAGCCTCAGGAATCTTGGATGAAGGAGGACTTCCAGGAGCTCATCCAACAAATGAAAGCTATGCGTGAAGATCTCCAGAAAGGGCAGGAATCCAGTAAGTGTGATATTCAGCTGCTCATAGAAGGCCTGAAGAAGGAACTAG gaaagacagaaaagaaaaataccccAAATCCTCAGGGATCCGGGAGTGAGGAGACCCTTCTGCAGTTCtgcaaacaaatgaaaactatGTGTGAAGATCTCCAGAAAGGGCAGGAATCCACAAAGCAGGATATtcagctgctcagagcagacCTGAACAAAGAACTAG acaggaaaatgaagaaaatggcAAAGGCCCAGGAATCCAAGATGGACAAGAAactccagcagctcttccagagAATTCTGGAACGTGAATTACATGGGAGGCAGCACATCCTTCAGCTCCCCAGAGCAGAAATGGAGATAGAACAAG GTGTGCTGATAGAAAGTGCATCAGAAGATGAGGGCACTGATGTAGATGCATAG
- the LOC135406068 gene encoding uncharacterized protein LOC135406068 isoform X3, which translates to MPGEPQQDSSWQRVSLVTAASVTKYSGAAQELDGRANPEKRTWERRSMAGIGTVADTVGVKLVEKLIDEICEGTKKEREAEATKPQESWMKEDFQELIQQMKAMREDLQKGQESSKCDIQLLIEGLKKELGKTEKKNTPNPQGSGSEETLLQFCKQMKTMCEDLQKGQESTKQDIQLLRADLNKELDRKMKKMAKAQESKMDKKLQQLFQRILERELHGRQHILQLPRAEMEIEQGVLIESASEDEGTDVDA; encoded by the exons ATGCCCGGGGAGCCTCAGCAGGACAGCTCCTGGCAGAGGGTGTCCTTGGTCACAGCAGCTTCTGTGACCAAATACTCTGGAGCAGCCCAAGAGCTGGATGGGAG AGCGAACCCtgagaaaaggacctgggagagAAGAAGCATGGCAGGCATTGGAACAGTTG CTGATACAGTTGGTGTGAAGCTGGTTGAGAAACTCATAGATGAGATCTGCGAGGGAACAA aaaaagaacGGGAGGCAGAGGCCACAAAGCCTCAGGAATCTTGGATGAAGGAGGACTTCCAGGAGCTCATCCAACAAATGAAAGCTATGCGTGAAGATCTCCAGAAAGGGCAGGAATCCAGTAAGTGTGATATTCAGCTGCTCATAGAAGGCCTGAAGAAGGAACTAG gaaagacagaaaagaaaaataccccAAATCCTCAGGGATCCGGGAGTGAGGAGACCCTTCTGCAGTTCtgcaaacaaatgaaaactatGTGTGAAGATCTCCAGAAAGGGCAGGAATCCACAAAGCAGGATATtcagctgctcagagcagacCTGAACAAAGAACTAG acaggaaaatgaagaaaatggcAAAGGCCCAGGAATCCAAGATGGACAAGAAactccagcagctcttccagagAATTCTGGAACGTGAATTACATGGGAGGCAGCACATCCTTCAGCTCCCCAGAGCAGAAATGGAGATAGAACAAG GTGTGCTGATAGAAAGTGCATCAGAAGATGAGGGCACTGATGTAGATGCATAG